The genomic interval CTTATAATAGGCAGATATCAGTGGGATGATTTTCCTGATCCCATACTTCATAATGCCCTCATCTCCACCAGGATATGCAGGAGGAACCTCGGTAACACTATAATAAGTAGTACACCGGGACTGGGAGAACGCGGTTATTTGAAGTCCGGATAGCAGTAAACAGGCGGCAAGTAATGATTTCATAGTCAGCGGATACGCCAAATTACGACTTTCCATTATCCACATCCGTTCTCAAATCCATTTTTTTTCTCCAACTTACAGGCCTTTGGGGATTTTTATGAATAAAGACGATCTATATTGGTTAATATCCACCTCGCCAGCTATACAGATGTTGCGGCTGCGTAATACGCACTGGATCTTACCCTTCTTATATGGTGTTTTTAAAGAGGAGAACAGATTTTCTATTTCTGAGGTCCAGCTGGTACGCCTGCTGGCCGAGACCCTGAGCCAACAGGATGATGGAACTGAAGACCTGGAAGAAGCAAAGATCAACTTTGGAGAAGATGAGGAAACCCGCAGCCGTAAATATATCCTGAACTGGGTACAGAAAAGGCTACTGCAGGACCTCCCGGATGCAGAAGGAAATACCCAGTACCAGCTCAGCGCCTACACCGAGAAGGTATTCCAGTGGATGCAGACCTTACAACTACGCCAGCACGTAGGAACGGAAAGCCGTTTTAAGCTGTTATTCAATTCCTTACGGGATATTGTAGAGAATACAGAAGACGACAGGGCCAAGAAACTTGAAATACTGAAAAACAAACGGGCTGATATCGATAAGGAGATCAAAGCCCTGGAACTGGGTATCGTGCCGGACAGGTACAACAATGCCCAGGTGGAAGAGCGACTGGAACTGTTTACACGCCTGTGTTACGAATTGATCAGCGATTTCAGAGAGGTGGAAGACAATTTCAAGGCCATTCATCGTACCATCGTAGAGCAGCACACAAAGGCAGAGCAGAGCAAAGGTGCCATTATAGGGTTTGCCTTTGAAGCGTACGACTCCCTGCGCAATAGTAACCAGGGAAAGAGTTTCTATGCTTTCTGGGACTTCCTGATCTCCCGGGCAGGCCAGGAAGAATGGCGACAGCTCACAGACCAGCTGCTGCATACCATGGCGGAAAGAAAGATTGGCGGCGATGAACAGTTCCTGCAGAATATCAAGTCCATGCTGCTACAGCAGGGAAAAACCGTATATGACGCCAACGATAAAATGGCCGAAAAGCTCAGCCGCATTATATCTGAGAAAGAAATAGCCAGGCATAGACGCCTGCGCAAGCAGATCAACAACATCAAGGAATTTGTCTTCGACCTGATAGAGGAAGATGACAATATTGATTGTGGCATAACCTTGGATGATAGTGTGGGCATCAGGATGGTAATGGAAAAGAAACTGGCGCTGGAACAAAAGAGGACAACTGTAGAAGTGAAACAGCCGGCCAATGCCACCGAACAGATAGAGGATATCACAAGGTTCAGCAGGTTACTGAATACATCCTTTATCAACCGTAAACAGCTATGGGAGAAAGTGGAGCATGCATTGAAAGATAAGCAGACGGCTACGTTGAAAGAAGTGCTGGAACATTCCCCCCTGGAGAATGGCCTGGCAGAG from Chitinophaga filiformis carries:
- a CDS encoding DUF3375 domain-containing protein: MNKDDLYWLISTSPAIQMLRLRNTHWILPFLYGVFKEENRFSISEVQLVRLLAETLSQQDDGTEDLEEAKINFGEDEETRSRKYILNWVQKRLLQDLPDAEGNTQYQLSAYTEKVFQWMQTLQLRQHVGTESRFKLLFNSLRDIVENTEDDRAKKLEILKNKRADIDKEIKALELGIVPDRYNNAQVEERLELFTRLCYELISDFREVEDNFKAIHRTIVEQHTKAEQSKGAIIGFAFEAYDSLRNSNQGKSFYAFWDFLISRAGQEEWRQLTDQLLHTMAERKIGGDEQFLQNIKSMLLQQGKTVYDANDKMAEKLSRIISEKEIARHRRLRKQINNIKEFVFDLIEEDDNIDCGITLDDSVGIRMVMEKKLALEQKRTTVEVKQPANATEQIEDITRFSRLLNTSFINRKQLWEKVEHALKDKQTATLKEVLEHSPLENGLAEIISYYDFLREKSSRAYIVKNTTELIPLNAEQTKFVEVPYLLFGK